One window of the Mycobacterium sp. SVM_VP21 genome contains the following:
- a CDS encoding putative holin: MIPLPRPWVLSSAMLVGVAVGILAGIGLSLVITAPLRPDVAITLVLGAPSVAGLVLVFASSRRWVTTLGAFLLAMAVGWFGALAAIQVVSGV; this comes from the coding sequence GTGATCCCGCTGCCGCGCCCCTGGGTTTTGAGCAGCGCCATGCTGGTCGGGGTAGCGGTCGGCATCTTGGCCGGGATCGGCTTGAGTCTGGTCATCACCGCGCCGCTGCGCCCGGACGTCGCGATCACGCTGGTGCTCGGCGCGCCCAGCGTCGCGGGCCTGGTGCTGGTGTTCGCCTCCTCGCGTCGGTGGGTAACCACCCTGGGTGCGTTTCTGCTCGCGATGGCGGTCGGGTGGTTCGGCGCGCTGGCGGCGATTCAGGTGGTGTCGGGTGTCTGA